A window of the Planktothrix tepida PCC 9214 genome harbors these coding sequences:
- a CDS encoding CsbD family protein: MSTEEKGKATLKNVEGKVQEAAGNITGDPEDKAEGKMKQTEAAAQHTVENVKDAVKEEIDKH, translated from the coding sequence ATGAGCACTGAAGAAAAAGGAAAAGCCACCTTAAAAAATGTAGAAGGAAAAGTCCAAGAAGCGGCTGGAAATATTACGGGCGATCCTGAAGATAAAGCAGAAGGAAAAATGAAGCAAACAGAAGCTGCTGCACAACATACGGTGGAAAATGTTAAAGATGCGGTCAAAGAAGAGATCGATAAACATTAA
- a CDS encoding Dps family protein codes for MPKLNIGLTEEQMQGVIELLNADISNMYLLLIKTKKYHWDVVGPQFRTLHQLWEEHYEALTENIDATAERVRTLGGYPVGTAEGFLKLASIEEHAGDLPNTTEMVQRLVNDHEQIIRNLREHIDQCAEEFHDAGTADFLTGLMEQHEQMAWMLRSFIEGEGLESNGRRSNVNQKAVAASVM; via the coding sequence ATGCCTAAGTTAAATATTGGTTTAACTGAAGAGCAAATGCAAGGGGTTATAGAATTATTAAATGCAGATATATCCAATATGTATCTGCTCTTAATCAAAACTAAAAAATACCATTGGGATGTGGTTGGGCCGCAATTTCGTACCCTACATCAACTCTGGGAAGAACATTATGAAGCCTTAACCGAAAATATTGATGCAACGGCGGAACGAGTTCGGACATTAGGGGGTTATCCGGTTGGGACGGCGGAAGGATTTTTAAAACTGGCTTCCATTGAAGAACACGCTGGAGATCTTCCAAACACAACCGAAATGGTTCAACGATTAGTGAATGATCATGAGCAAATTATTCGCAATCTTCGTGAACATATTGATCAATGTGCAGAAGAATTTCATGATGCAGGAACAGCCGATTTCCTAACAGGATTAATGGAGCAACATGAACAAATGGCCTGGATGTTGCGTTCCTTTATTGAAGGGGAAGGTTTAGAGTCTAATGGTAGACGCTCTAATGTCAATCAAAAAGCTGTTGCAGCCAGTGTGATGTAA
- a CDS encoding response regulator, translating to MILYFFFTSLVLVALGWAWQQRQLALGWKASLTELQSMIEHLDCMVIGLSVDYCIQQWNLSAAKHYGYQRHEVWGKNYLKLFVPPSMETEVITHYEYVLTTKKSVQFQQLVSLANAEEGLIHWNINPWLNPQGKIKGLLLHGYVENANFVWEQRIVEIRDLIFQFPIAIAIFDTQMRYLAYSQIWLSQYNLEDQNLLGKSHYEVFPDIKLDWKIAHQQALKGETISQGEDTWEREDGTQFQQSWVIQPWYKKPGKIGGLILATTPISQLIEEREAALESARHKSHFLAQMSHEIRTPMNGVLGMVELLLETQLTPQQRDYTSTIYCSAQHLLTVINEILDFSKLEAGEARLETVNFDLDSCLETVIDLLTVKAEEKNLELIVQIDSDLPRQLKGDALRLHQILLNLISNAIKFTEKGNVILTLKILANYSDRIKVKFAVKDTGIGIAQDLQAQIFQPFSLASSNTNRQYGGTGLGLSICRHLVDLMGGEIGFESALGEGSNFWFNVELSKAETIASNRVPELEQVKLLVVDSNPLVRESICSFAQTWGIQIDEVEDGNTALTVWKTALEKGNPYDIILIDLPLLNREGVKLVRALHHCDEKSSTKMILMSKLNQRDRAEQVVNLGDYSYLLKPVAPLRFLQTLVLTLNLKSPAILTRLHQWQHQTHRIESFQNRDQRFNLQAHTLKILLAEDDPINQKVILSQLKLLGYDADLVNNGQSVLERLTYKDYDLILMDCQMPILDGYEATRRLRQHPDLIHRQPIVIALTASAMSSDRERCIEAGMDDYVSKPVELNALGKILQRWSSCKLSDPDPSLSVLQSVNSSDRHPAFAFETSTLESNPMSALTFAESPVNLERLNRLLKGNLQLQHRLLNLFIEQAQIRIQNLHQAILNQDYSGIKQQAHALKGSSASAAVLEMPEIAKQLEDLAQEQTLEGATELVEKLQQCLNRVQVFVQEEISFRSS from the coding sequence GTGATTTTATACTTCTTTTTCACCAGTTTAGTTTTAGTTGCTTTAGGATGGGCTTGGCAACAAAGACAACTAGCCTTGGGCTGGAAAGCGAGCTTAACTGAATTACAGTCGATGATTGAACACCTTGACTGTATGGTAATCGGTTTATCCGTTGATTACTGCATTCAACAATGGAACCTTAGTGCAGCAAAACATTATGGATATCAACGTCATGAAGTTTGGGGTAAAAATTACTTAAAGTTATTTGTTCCGCCCTCGATGGAAACAGAAGTGATAACTCATTATGAATATGTTTTAACTACAAAAAAATCCGTTCAGTTTCAACAGTTAGTTTCACTGGCGAATGCAGAAGAAGGGTTAATTCACTGGAATATTAATCCTTGGTTAAACCCCCAAGGTAAAATTAAAGGTTTACTTCTGCATGGCTATGTAGAAAATGCGAACTTTGTTTGGGAACAGAGGATAGTAGAGATTAGAGATCTGATTTTCCAATTTCCCATTGCGATCGCCATTTTTGATACCCAAATGCGCTATTTAGCCTATTCTCAAATTTGGCTGTCTCAATATAACTTAGAAGATCAAAACTTGCTTGGAAAAAGCCATTATGAAGTCTTTCCCGATATCAAATTAGACTGGAAAATAGCTCATCAACAAGCACTCAAAGGGGAAACAATTTCTCAAGGAGAAGATACTTGGGAACGAGAGGATGGAACCCAGTTTCAACAAAGTTGGGTGATTCAACCTTGGTATAAAAAGCCGGGTAAAATCGGCGGTTTAATTTTAGCAACAACACCCATTAGTCAACTGATTGAAGAACGGGAAGCCGCCTTAGAATCAGCTAGGCATAAATCTCACTTTCTGGCTCAAATGAGCCATGAAATTCGTACTCCCATGAATGGGGTTTTAGGGATGGTTGAATTACTCTTAGAGACTCAACTAACTCCCCAACAACGGGACTATACCTCAACGATTTATTGTAGTGCTCAACATTTATTGACGGTTATTAATGAAATTTTGGATTTTTCTAAACTAGAAGCGGGAGAAGCTCGTTTAGAAACGGTCAATTTTGATTTAGATAGCTGTCTGGAAACGGTGATTGATTTATTAACGGTCAAAGCCGAAGAAAAAAACTTAGAGTTAATTGTCCAAATTGATAGCGATTTACCCCGCCAACTCAAGGGTGATGCTTTACGTTTGCATCAAATTCTACTGAATTTAATTAGTAATGCGATTAAATTTACCGAAAAAGGTAACGTTATATTAACGCTTAAAATATTGGCAAACTATTCTGATAGAATCAAAGTTAAGTTTGCTGTTAAAGATACAGGAATTGGAATTGCTCAAGATTTACAAGCTCAAATTTTTCAACCCTTTTCTTTGGCAAGTTCTAACACCAACCGTCAATATGGGGGGACGGGGTTAGGGCTATCTATCTGCCGACATTTAGTGGATCTGATGGGGGGTGAAATTGGGTTTGAAAGTGCTTTAGGTGAAGGGTCTAATTTCTGGTTTAATGTAGAATTATCGAAAGCTGAAACCATTGCTTCAAACCGAGTTCCAGAGTTGGAACAGGTGAAATTATTAGTAGTTGATAGTAATCCTTTAGTTCGTGAGTCTATCTGTTCCTTTGCTCAAACTTGGGGAATTCAGATTGATGAAGTCGAGGATGGAAACACGGCTTTAACCGTTTGGAAAACAGCCCTTGAAAAAGGTAATCCTTATGATATTATTTTAATTGATTTACCTTTATTAAATCGAGAAGGGGTTAAATTAGTTCGGGCTTTACATCATTGTGATGAAAAATCCTCGACTAAAATGATTTTAATGAGTAAACTCAATCAACGCGATCGCGCGGAACAAGTGGTTAATTTAGGAGATTATAGCTATTTATTAAAACCCGTCGCGCCTTTACGTTTTTTACAAACCTTGGTTTTGACCCTAAATCTGAAATCTCCGGCTATTTTAACTCGTCTACATCAATGGCAGCATCAAACCCATCGCATAGAATCGTTTCAAAATCGCGATCAACGGTTTAACCTGCAAGCTCATACTCTGAAAATCCTTTTAGCAGAAGATGATCCGATTAACCAAAAAGTGATTTTGAGTCAACTTAAACTTTTGGGTTATGATGCCGATTTAGTCAATAATGGACAAAGTGTTTTAGAGCGATTAACCTATAAAGATTACGATCTGATTCTGATGGACTGTCAGATGCCTATTCTCGATGGCTATGAAGCCACTCGGCGCTTACGCCAGCATCCTGACCTGATTCATCGACAGCCAATCGTAATCGCCCTCACGGCCAGTGCCATGTCTTCGGATCGAGAACGTTGCATAGAAGCGGGAATGGATGATTATGTTAGTAAACCTGTAGAATTGAATGCTCTGGGAAAAATATTACAGCGCTGGAGTTCTTGCAAACTCTCAGACCCTGATCCGAGTCTTTCGGTTCTACAGTCGGTGAATTCATCTGATCGACACCCTGCTTTTGCATTTGAAACCTCTACCTTAGAATCAAATCCTATGAGTGCCTTGACATTTGCCGAAAGTCCTGTCAATTTAGAACGTCTCAATCGTTTACTCAAAGGAAATCTTCAACTGCAACACCGGCTGCTGAATTTGTTCATCGAACAAGCTCAAATCCGAATTCAGAATTTGCATCAAGCTATCCTGAATCAAGATTATAGCGGCATAAAACAACAGGCCCATGCGTTGAAGGGTTCAAGTGCGAGTGCAGCAGTCTTAGAAATGCCAGAAATCGCGAAACAACTTGAAGATCTCGCTCAAGAACAAACTTTAGAGGGTGCAACGGAATTAGTTGAAAAATTGCAACAGTGTTTAAATCGAGTTCAAGTCTTTGTGCAAGAGGAAATTTCATTCCGCTCCAGCTAA
- a CDS encoding MAE_28990/MAE_18760 family HEPN-like nuclease: protein MFENLLETSSIKIATVRAMLQTNDRLRAIVFGKQSLNKDPLPENNDFLELAQEFPGEIEWKIYDHCATVMRLYAIYERFVEDLISEWLQLLPELISSYSDLDETIQNTHREGIGRLLIYPKKIRFEDPENQNLSIYYKKVVQGFLAALSDHEKYELLPEIFIFHEQNLRKDALVELFTKAGIEKAWEWIIHHRQIKYFIEQVRGNQNTAEAELKQFIHYRNKAAHGSINEILGIQELLYLADFVEALCQALAELVTYQILLKKVSIGQAQKVGRVTEWFKKQKAAIVIVENITLSVGDKLFLVNEESSYCSLTRIESIQIDSQPRNEVKISSPTEVGLKFNIDTRKGFSLYLIN, encoded by the coding sequence ATGTTTGAGAATCTTTTAGAAACATCCAGTATAAAAATTGCAACTGTTCGTGCAATGCTCCAGACTAATGATAGACTTAGGGCAATTGTTTTTGGAAAACAAAGTTTAAATAAAGATCCATTGCCGGAAAATAATGATTTTCTGGAATTGGCTCAAGAATTTCCTGGAGAAATTGAATGGAAAATCTATGACCACTGTGCTACTGTAATGCGATTGTACGCCATTTATGAACGATTTGTTGAAGATTTAATCTCCGAATGGTTACAACTTTTACCTGAGTTAATTTCCAGTTATTCCGATTTAGATGAAACAATTCAAAATACCCATCGAGAGGGAATAGGACGATTATTAATATACCCGAAAAAGATACGATTTGAAGACCCTGAAAACCAAAATCTATCTATTTATTATAAAAAAGTGGTTCAAGGGTTTTTGGCTGCCCTTAGTGATCATGAAAAATACGAGTTACTTCCTGAAATTTTTATATTCCATGAACAAAATTTAAGAAAGGATGCGTTAGTGGAATTATTCACTAAAGCGGGAATTGAAAAGGCTTGGGAATGGATTATTCACCATCGACAGATTAAATATTTTATAGAGCAAGTCCGAGGAAATCAAAATACCGCCGAAGCAGAACTTAAACAATTTATTCACTATCGGAATAAAGCAGCACATGGATCAATTAATGAAATTTTAGGAATTCAAGAATTGCTATATTTAGCAGATTTTGTCGAAGCATTATGCCAAGCTTTAGCTGAATTAGTAACTTATCAAATCCTTTTAAAAAAAGTATCCATTGGACAAGCTCAAAAAGTTGGACGAGTTACGGAGTGGTTTAAAAAGCAAAAAGCAGCCATCGTAATAGTAGAGAATATAACTTTATCTGTAGGAGATAAGTTATTTCTAGTAAATGAAGAATCCTCTTATTGTTCTTTGACGAGAATTGAGAGTATTCAAATAGACAGTCAACCTAGAAATGAAGTTAAAATATCTTCTCCTACAGAAGTGGGATTAAAGTTTAATATTGATACTCGAAAAGGATTTAGCCTGTATCTAATCAATTAA
- a CDS encoding ABC transporter ATP-binding protein has translation MQYVVLNVNDLRVEFDTDERTVTAVDGISFQVGRGETLGIVGESGSGKSVTALAIMGLLSTATAKVEGEIEFQIPESEDYSPYSQPVNLLQLSPTQKQTYRGGQISMIFQEPMTSLNPVFTIGFQLTEAIMQHEQVSPKQAMWKAASLLQEVKLLPSDDELMQQALEAQKHQSISRSPQELQDKRSRKREVIQQINAQKRAMLDRYPHELSGGQLQRVMIAMAISCNPILLIADEPTTALDVTVQATILDLLQELQERRGMAMIFITHDLGIVAQIADQVAVMFQGKIVESGTIQQIFTTPQNPYTKGLLACRPTLDTPAERLPTVADFMDIITLDNGEVEIREKTLVEPVKSYNNIALKSKAFLSSLPSDQPLLSVKNLRVAFKIPGILGKTKRLLMAVNDVSFDVYSGETLGLVGESGCGKSTLSRAILQLIRPLSGQVFFEGQDITAPPLETSIFSGFKNYQNQQQFNQKMRWVRRNLQIIFQDPFSSLDPRISIGDAVMEPLIIHSVGQTFQEKRDRVAYLLERVGLNPDLMRRYPHEFSGGQRQRICIARALALNPKFIICDESVSALDVSVQAQVLNLLKELQAEFNLTYIFISHDLSVVKFMSDRMIVMNQGKIEEMGTAEEIYRHPKQAYTRQLIASIPSGNIRSSNFN, from the coding sequence ATGCAATATGTTGTTCTGAATGTGAATGATCTGCGGGTTGAGTTTGACACCGATGAACGGACTGTTACCGCCGTTGATGGAATTTCCTTTCAGGTGGGACGGGGAGAAACGTTAGGAATTGTGGGAGAGTCCGGTTCAGGAAAATCCGTGACCGCCTTGGCAATTATGGGGTTACTTTCCACCGCCACCGCGAAAGTAGAGGGAGAAATTGAGTTTCAAATTCCTGAATCTGAAGATTATAGTCCCTATTCCCAACCTGTTAATTTATTGCAACTTTCACCGACTCAAAAACAAACCTATCGAGGCGGTCAAATTTCCATGATTTTTCAGGAACCCATGACCTCTTTAAACCCCGTTTTTACCATTGGGTTTCAATTAACAGAAGCCATTATGCAGCATGAACAGGTTTCTCCAAAACAGGCGATGTGGAAAGCCGCATCATTATTACAGGAAGTGAAATTACTCCCCAGTGATGATGAATTAATGCAGCAAGCGTTAGAAGCACAAAAACATCAATCAATCTCTCGTTCTCCCCAGGAATTACAAGATAAACGGAGCCGAAAACGGGAAGTGATTCAACAAATTAATGCTCAAAAACGAGCCATGTTAGATCGATATCCCCATGAATTATCGGGGGGACAATTGCAACGGGTGATGATTGCAATGGCAATTTCTTGTAACCCGATATTATTAATTGCAGATGAACCGACAACGGCGTTAGATGTGACGGTACAAGCAACAATATTAGATTTACTTCAAGAATTACAAGAACGCCGAGGGATGGCGATGATTTTTATTACCCATGATTTGGGAATTGTAGCTCAAATTGCGGATCAAGTGGCGGTGATGTTCCAAGGGAAAATAGTTGAATCTGGAACAATTCAGCAAATTTTTACAACCCCTCAAAATCCCTATACAAAAGGATTATTAGCTTGTCGTCCAACGTTAGATACTCCGGCTGAACGTTTACCAACGGTGGCTGATTTTATGGATATTATTACGCTGGATAATGGAGAGGTAGAAATCCGAGAAAAGACTTTAGTAGAACCTGTTAAAAGTTATAATAATATTGCTTTAAAATCTAAGGCATTTTTATCTAGTTTACCCTCAGATCAACCTCTTTTATCGGTTAAAAATTTAAGAGTTGCGTTTAAAATCCCAGGAATATTAGGAAAAACCAAACGATTATTAATGGCGGTTAATGATGTTTCATTTGATGTCTATTCGGGGGAAACATTAGGATTAGTAGGAGAGTCAGGCTGCGGAAAAAGTACCTTATCCAGAGCGATTTTACAACTGATTAGACCTTTGAGTGGTCAAGTCTTTTTTGAAGGTCAGGATATTACGGCTCCTCCGTTAGAAACCTCGATATTTAGTGGGTTTAAAAATTACCAAAATCAACAACAATTTAATCAAAAAATGCGTTGGGTCAGACGGAATCTGCAAATTATTTTTCAAGATCCCTTTAGTTCCCTTGACCCTAGAATCAGCATTGGGGATGCGGTCATGGAACCGTTAATTATTCATTCAGTAGGACAAACGTTTCAAGAAAAACGCGATCGCGTCGCTTACTTATTAGAACGAGTGGGGTTAAATCCTGATTTAATGCGACGTTATCCCCATGAATTTTCTGGCGGACAACGCCAACGAATTTGTATCGCCAGAGCGTTAGCATTGAACCCTAAATTTATTATTTGCGATGAATCTGTTTCTGCGTTAGATGTGTCGGTACAGGCGCAAGTATTGAACTTATTGAAAGAGTTACAAGCGGAATTTAATCTCACTTATATTTTTATTTCCCATGATTTAAGTGTGGTTAAATTTATGAGTGATCGCATGATTGTAATGAATCAAGGAAAAATTGAAGAAATGGGAACCGCCGAGGAAATTTATCGCCATCCCAAACAAGCTTATACTCGTCAATTAATTGCTTCTATTCCTTCAGGAAATATTAGAAGTAGTAACTTTAATTGA
- a CDS encoding type II toxin-antitoxin system HicB family antitoxin, producing the protein MNIKAIVHEAEEGGYWAEVPALPGCVTQGETWEEVMKNLQEAIQGWLEVANESLKEKETDRIVEIAV; encoded by the coding sequence ATGAATATTAAAGCTATTGTTCACGAAGCTGAAGAGGGAGGGTATTGGGCAGAAGTTCCTGCACTCCCTGGATGTGTGACCCAAGGAGAAACTTGGGAAGAAGTGATGAAAAATCTGCAAGAAGCGATACAAGGTTGGTTAGAGGTGGCAAATGAAAGTCTAAAGGAAAAAGAAACTGACCGCATTGTGGAAATTGCAGTATGA
- a CDS encoding GmrSD restriction endonuclease domain-containing protein: MLFAPVEEKMWEKSSSKRQKKMSDGEINDKYSSQENRILTEINREKLPSFAEALKKNGYMNVQPVYQRRPRWDDKMKSRLIESFLINIPVPPIILFEIDYNSYEVMDGQQRITAIKEFYENKLKLTGLELWPEINGRTYDQLPIKVKAGIDRRSISSIVIIAESTSDPETALFLKQKSFERFNTGGVDLSQQEVRNCLYHGKFNSLLLELSRNPIFTQSWGIPIDENDPDLLNNNLYKKMEDAELVLRFFALRNVDHFQRGMEGFLDLYMIKSSNFSDEDILILKEVFLKTINLAYQIYNDNLFKPFDPKSRTWKKDSYKAYYDAVMVGFNRHLDKTKILIDQKTKIIEETQKLFEREESRLLTGGGKSKAEIQQRIQIFDDMLSQVIGE, encoded by the coding sequence ATGCTATTTGCGCCCGTTGAAGAAAAAATGTGGGAGAAATCTTCCTCAAAACGTCAAAAAAAAATGTCGGATGGAGAAATTAATGATAAATACTCCTCCCAAGAAAACCGCATCCTAACTGAAATTAATCGTGAAAAGCTGCCTAGCTTTGCTGAGGCTTTAAAAAAAAACGGATATATGAATGTACAGCCCGTTTACCAAAGAAGACCTCGATGGGATGACAAGATGAAGTCACGATTAATTGAGTCATTCCTAATTAATATCCCTGTTCCACCCATTATTCTGTTTGAAATAGATTACAATTCTTATGAAGTCATGGATGGTCAACAGAGAATTACAGCAATTAAAGAGTTCTATGAAAACAAACTCAAACTAACAGGACTCGAACTTTGGCCAGAAATCAATGGACGTACTTATGATCAACTTCCAATTAAAGTTAAAGCAGGAATTGATCGTCGATCCATCTCATCTATTGTTATTATTGCAGAATCAACTTCTGATCCTGAAACAGCTTTGTTCCTCAAACAGAAAAGTTTTGAACGTTTTAATACCGGAGGCGTAGATTTAAGTCAGCAGGAAGTACGGAATTGTTTGTATCATGGGAAGTTTAATTCATTATTACTAGAATTATCTCGTAATCCTATCTTTACTCAATCTTGGGGAATTCCTATCGATGAAAATGACCCTGATTTATTAAACAATAATCTTTATAAAAAAATGGAAGATGCAGAATTAGTGCTTCGTTTCTTTGCCTTGAGAAATGTAGACCATTTTCAACGAGGAATGGAAGGATTTCTTGATCTTTATATGATCAAAAGTTCAAATTTTTCTGATGAGGATATTTTAATCCTAAAGGAAGTATTTTTAAAAACAATTAATCTAGCTTACCAAATTTATAACGATAATTTATTCAAACCCTTTGATCCAAAATCTAGGACTTGGAAGAAAGATTCCTATAAAGCTTATTATGATGCGGTCATGGTTGGATTTAATCGACATTTGGATAAAACTAAAATTTTAATTGATCAAAAAACAAAAATTATTGAAGAAACCCAGAAACTCTTTGAACGGGAAGAATCACGTCTTTTAACAGGAGGTGGAAAAAGTAAAGCAGAAATTCAACAACGAATCCAAATCTTTGATGATATGCTATCGCAGGTTATTGGAGAATAG
- a CDS encoding rhomboid family intramembrane serine protease, which translates to MVPLNDENPIRITPIVTYILIIINVLVFFYELSLTPPQLEKFFQLYAVVPNQLSASFDGVSVDQSVPEPFTLISSQFLHAGIMHVGFNLLFLWIFGNNIEQELGHIKFLIFYILCGALAVLTQWFFSPQSSIPSLGASGAIAGVMGAYILKFPQAKILTLIPLGFFFYTIRVPAIFFLGFWFVQQAFNGLISLGVPANVGMQQGGVAYWAHAGGFVFGAILGPLLGLFSRPSPGRYNEYWQ; encoded by the coding sequence ATGGTTCCTTTAAACGATGAAAATCCGATCCGAATTACACCGATTGTTACTTATATATTAATCATAATTAATGTTCTGGTTTTTTTCTATGAACTGAGTTTAACTCCTCCTCAATTAGAAAAATTCTTTCAGTTGTATGCCGTCGTTCCTAATCAACTCAGTGCCAGTTTTGATGGGGTTTCTGTTGATCAATCCGTCCCCGAACCTTTTACTTTAATTTCCTCTCAATTCCTTCATGCTGGAATTATGCACGTCGGTTTTAATCTGTTATTTTTATGGATTTTTGGAAACAATATTGAGCAGGAATTAGGACACATTAAATTTTTAATTTTTTATATCCTTTGTGGAGCCTTGGCGGTTTTGACTCAATGGTTTTTCTCTCCTCAATCTTCGATTCCTTCTTTAGGAGCCAGTGGAGCGATCGCCGGAGTCATGGGAGCTTATATTCTCAAGTTTCCCCAAGCTAAAATATTAACCTTAATTCCATTAGGATTCTTTTTCTATACGATTCGAGTTCCTGCCATTTTTTTCCTAGGATTTTGGTTTGTACAACAAGCCTTTAATGGATTAATTTCATTAGGAGTTCCTGCTAATGTGGGAATGCAGCAAGGCGGTGTTGCCTATTGGGCACACGCTGGCGGATTCGTTTTCGGGGCAATTCTGGGGCCGTTATTAGGCTTATTTTCCCGTCCTTCCCCTGGAAGATATAACGAATATTGGCAGTAA